From Eptesicus fuscus isolate TK198812 chromosome 13, DD_ASM_mEF_20220401, whole genome shotgun sequence, the proteins below share one genomic window:
- the SNX15 gene encoding sorting nexin-15 isoform X3 has translation MSRRAKDDFLRHYTVSDPRTHPKGYTEYKVTAQFISKRDPEDVKEVVVWKRYSDFRKLHGDLAYTHRNLFRRLEEFPAFPRAQVFGRFEASVIEERRKGAEDLLRFTVHIPALNNSPQLKEFFRGGEVTRPTQVSRDLHILPPPLIPTPPPEELQPPPDESWLPQPLPTEKRGLEELEVPAEPLPSSPAQEALDLLFNCGSTEEASSSPARGPLTEAELALFDPFSKEDSSKVAPMRHSLSLWENLQTPDPPSRELRFAQMLPRLLAPLLWASQQASRHQNLQTGVALPLFVSHRSPELK, from the exons ATGTCCCGCCGAGCTAAGGACGACTTCTTGCGGCACTACACAGTCTCCGACCCCCGGACGCACCCCAAGGGCTACACCGAGTATAAAGTGACCGCGCAG TTCATCTCCAAGAGAGACCCAGAGGATGTCAAAGAG GTGGTGGTCTGGAAGCGGTACAGCGACTTCCGCAAGCTGCACGGAGACCTGGCCTACACCCACCGCAACCTCTTCCGCCGCCTGGAGGAGTTCCCTGCTTTCCCGCGGGCCCAGGTGTTTG GCAGGTTCGAGGCCTCTGTGATTGAGGAGCGGCGGAAAGGGGCTGAGGACTTGCTTCGCTTCACTGTGCACATCCCCGCGCTCAACAACAGCCCCCAGCTCAAGGAGTTCTTCCGG ggtggGGAGGTGACAAGGCCCACCCAGGTGTCCAGGGACCTGCACATCCTGCCACCCCCTCTGATCCCCACACCGCCCCCCGAGGAGCTCCAGCCACCACCTGATGAGTCCTGGTTACCCCAGCCACTCCCCACAGAGAAGAGGGGCCTTGAGGAGTTGGAGGTGCCAG CGGAGCCCCTGCcatccagccctgcccaggaggcCCTGGATCTCCTCTTTAACTGTGGGAGCACCGAGGAGGCGTCTAGTTCCCCTGCCCGAGGCCCCCTCACTGAGGCTGAGCTGGCCCTCTTCGACCCCTTCTCCAAGGAAG attcttccAAGGTGGCTCCCATGAGACATTCCCTCAGCCTGTGGGAGAACTTGCAAACCCCTGACCCCCCAAGCCGGGAACTGCGGTTTGCTCAGATGCTGCCTCGTCTTCTCGCCCCACTCTTGTGGGCCTCTCAGCAAGCCTCTCGGCATCAGAACCTCCAGACAGGAGTGGCACTGCCTCTCTTCGTCTCACACCGAAGTCCTGAACTCAAGTAG
- the SAC3D1 gene encoding SAC3 domain-containing protein 1, translated as MSGCELPVGTCPDMCPASERARREKEGRLHRFEVAPGCCGNWPRADPQRAVKEYSRPAAGKVRPQPSQLRPPAVLLATVRYLASEVAERTDASRAEVASFVADRLRAVRLDLALQSAGDAESAAVLEAALAVLLAVVAQLRPNAAYGLVDPVLLQAQVQEGFGSLRRCYAQGAGPHPRQAAFQGLFLLYNLGSVEALHSVLRLPAALRSCPALRTALAVDAAFREGNAARLFRLLRTLPYLQSCAVQCHVGHARRRALACLARALSTPKGQTLPLGYMVHLLALDGPEEARDLCQAHGLPLVGQDRVVFQRGYYTEEGLPPAGTCQVLVGSKLGGRSLEEVVMAEEEEVGGDSSKPLE; from the exons aTGTCCGGCTGCGAGCTGCCcgtgggcacatgcccggacATGTGCCCAGCCTCCGAGCGCGCCCGACGCGAAAAGGAGGGCCGTTTGCATCGCTTCGAGGTGGCGCCGGGGTGCTGCGGGAACTGGCCCCGCGCTGACCCGCAGCGCGCTGTGAAGGAGTACAGCCGGCCAGCCGCCGGCAAGGTCCGGCCGCAGCCGAGCCAGCTCCGTCCGCCGGCCGTGCTGCTGGCCACCGTGCGCTATTTGGCCAGTGAGGTGGCGGAACGCACCGACGCATCCCGCGCGGAGGTGGCCAGCTTCGTGGCGGACCGGCTGCGCGCCGTGCGTCTGGACCTGGCCCTGCAGAGCGCGGGCGACGCCGAGTCAGCGGCGGTGCTGGAGGCGGCGCTGGCTGTGCTGCTGGCCGTGGTGGCGCAGCTCCGGCCCAATGCAGCGTACGGGCTAGTGGACCCGGTGCTGCTGCAGGCCCAGGTGCAGGAGGGCTTCGGTTCGCTGCGGCGCTGCTACGCGCAGGGTGCAGGGCCGCACCCCCGCCAGGCCGCCTTCCAGGGCCTCTTTCTGCTCTATAACCTGG GCTCCGTGGAGGCCCTTCACAGTGTTCtgcggctgccagctgccctgCGTTCCTGCCCAGCCCTACGCACAGCCCTGGCTGTGGACGCAGCCTTCCGGGAAGGCAATGCTGCTCGCCTGTTCCGCCTGCTCCGGACGCTGCCATACCTGCAGAGCTGTGCCGTGCAGTGCCACGTGGGCCACGCCCGCCGCAGAGCCCTGGCCTGCCTCGCTCGTGCCCTGAGCACCCCCAAGGGCCAGACCTTACCCCTGGGATACATGGTCCACCTGCTGGCCCTGGATGGGCCCGAGGAGGCACGGGACCTGTGCCAGGCCCATGGACTGCCCTTGGTGGGACAGGACAGAGTTGTGTTCCAGAGGGGTTACTACACTGAGGAAGGGCTGCCACCAGCGGGGACCTGCCAAGTGTTGGTGGGAAGCAAGCTTGGAGGGCGCTCCCTGGAGGAAGTAGTCATggcggaggaggaagaggtaGGTGGGGACAGCTCCAAGCCCCTTGAGTAA
- the SNX15 gene encoding sorting nexin-15 isoform X2: MSRRAKDDFLRHYTVSDPRTHPKGYTEYKVTAQFISKRDPEDVKEVVVWKRYSDFRKLHGDLAYTHRNLFRRLEEFPAFPRAQVFGRFEASVIEERRKGAEDLLRFTVHIPALNNSPQLKEFFRGGEVTRPTQVSRDLHILPPPLIPTPPPEELQPPPDESWLPQPLPTEKRGLEELEVPEGAGPSPTHIGELTAMEAESERLDQEAWEPGGQEEEEDKEGGPTPAYLSQATELITQALRDEKAGAYPAALQGYRDGVHILLQGVPGDPSPARREGVKKKAAEYLKRAEEILHRHLSKVPP; encoded by the exons ATGTCCCGCCGAGCTAAGGACGACTTCTTGCGGCACTACACAGTCTCCGACCCCCGGACGCACCCCAAGGGCTACACCGAGTATAAAGTGACCGCGCAG TTCATCTCCAAGAGAGACCCAGAGGATGTCAAAGAG GTGGTGGTCTGGAAGCGGTACAGCGACTTCCGCAAGCTGCACGGAGACCTGGCCTACACCCACCGCAACCTCTTCCGCCGCCTGGAGGAGTTCCCTGCTTTCCCGCGGGCCCAGGTGTTTG GCAGGTTCGAGGCCTCTGTGATTGAGGAGCGGCGGAAAGGGGCTGAGGACTTGCTTCGCTTCACTGTGCACATCCCCGCGCTCAACAACAGCCCCCAGCTCAAGGAGTTCTTCCGG ggtggGGAGGTGACAAGGCCCACCCAGGTGTCCAGGGACCTGCACATCCTGCCACCCCCTCTGATCCCCACACCGCCCCCCGAGGAGCTCCAGCCACCACCTGATGAGTCCTGGTTACCCCAGCCACTCCCCACAGAGAAGAGGGGCCTTGAGGAGTTGGAGGTGCCAG AAGGTGCAGGCCCCAGTCCTACCCACATAGGTGAGCTGACAGCAATGGAGGCAGAGTCTGAGAGGCTGGACCAGGAAGCCTGGGAGCCTggaggacaggaggaggaagaggacaagGAAGGAGGGCCCACCCCTGCCTATCTGAGCCAAGCCACTGAGCTCATCACCCAGGCCCTGCGGGATGAGAAGGCAGGCGCCTACCCTGCAGCTCTGCAGGGCTATCGGGACGGCGTGCACATCCTGCTTCAGGGAGTTCCCG GTGACCCATCGCCTGCCCGGCGGGAAGGTGTGAAGAAGAAGGCAGCGGAGTACCTAAAGCGGGCAGAGGAAATCCTGCACCGACACCTGTCCAAAGTCCCACCCTGA
- the SNX15 gene encoding sorting nexin-15 isoform X1 → MSRRAKDDFLRHYTVSDPRTHPKGYTEYKVTAQFISKRDPEDVKEVVVWKRYSDFRKLHGDLAYTHRNLFRRLEEFPAFPRAQVFGRFEASVIEERRKGAEDLLRFTVHIPALNNSPQLKEFFRGGEVTRPTQVSRDLHILPPPLIPTPPPEELQPPPDESWLPQPLPTEKRGLEELEVPAEPLPSSPAQEALDLLFNCGSTEEASSSPARGPLTEAELALFDPFSKEEGAGPSPTHIGELTAMEAESERLDQEAWEPGGQEEEEDKEGGPTPAYLSQATELITQALRDEKAGAYPAALQGYRDGVHILLQGVPGDPSPARREGVKKKAAEYLKRAEEILHRHLSKVPP, encoded by the exons ATGTCCCGCCGAGCTAAGGACGACTTCTTGCGGCACTACACAGTCTCCGACCCCCGGACGCACCCCAAGGGCTACACCGAGTATAAAGTGACCGCGCAG TTCATCTCCAAGAGAGACCCAGAGGATGTCAAAGAG GTGGTGGTCTGGAAGCGGTACAGCGACTTCCGCAAGCTGCACGGAGACCTGGCCTACACCCACCGCAACCTCTTCCGCCGCCTGGAGGAGTTCCCTGCTTTCCCGCGGGCCCAGGTGTTTG GCAGGTTCGAGGCCTCTGTGATTGAGGAGCGGCGGAAAGGGGCTGAGGACTTGCTTCGCTTCACTGTGCACATCCCCGCGCTCAACAACAGCCCCCAGCTCAAGGAGTTCTTCCGG ggtggGGAGGTGACAAGGCCCACCCAGGTGTCCAGGGACCTGCACATCCTGCCACCCCCTCTGATCCCCACACCGCCCCCCGAGGAGCTCCAGCCACCACCTGATGAGTCCTGGTTACCCCAGCCACTCCCCACAGAGAAGAGGGGCCTTGAGGAGTTGGAGGTGCCAG CGGAGCCCCTGCcatccagccctgcccaggaggcCCTGGATCTCCTCTTTAACTGTGGGAGCACCGAGGAGGCGTCTAGTTCCCCTGCCCGAGGCCCCCTCACTGAGGCTGAGCTGGCCCTCTTCGACCCCTTCTCCAAGGAAG AAGGTGCAGGCCCCAGTCCTACCCACATAGGTGAGCTGACAGCAATGGAGGCAGAGTCTGAGAGGCTGGACCAGGAAGCCTGGGAGCCTggaggacaggaggaggaagaggacaagGAAGGAGGGCCCACCCCTGCCTATCTGAGCCAAGCCACTGAGCTCATCACCCAGGCCCTGCGGGATGAGAAGGCAGGCGCCTACCCTGCAGCTCTGCAGGGCTATCGGGACGGCGTGCACATCCTGCTTCAGGGAGTTCCCG GTGACCCATCGCCTGCCCGGCGGGAAGGTGTGAAGAAGAAGGCAGCGGAGTACCTAAAGCGGGCAGAGGAAATCCTGCACCGACACCTGTCCAAAGTCCCACCCTGA